TCATTTTAAAGTTCATTATTGGTTTCGCTATCGTTATTACCCATATGAATTTATCTGGAAAAACACAGCTCTCCCAAATGACTCCGATTGATTTTATTGGTAATTTTGTTTTAGGGGGGATTATTGGAGGGGTGATTTATAGTGATACGATACCGCTGTATCAATATATAACGATTTTAATGATTGGTGTCTTATTTATTAGCTCTTTGAATTTATTAACAAAAAAAGTGAACTTTTTCCGTAATGTGGCGATTGGCAACCCAATACCGATTATTAAAAAGGGGCAATTCATTATGGAAAATATACTCAAGAAAAAAAATAAAATAGATATCATCAATATCTCATCGCGTATTCATGCCCAAGGTATTCATTCATTTCAAGAAATTTACTACGCACAAATTGAGCCTGACGGGCAACTGACCATCATTTGTGATGAAAAAAATATGCCTTCGGTTATTTTAATGAAAGATGGTGTGATAAGAACCAGTGAGTTGGAATCGATAGAAAGGGATGAAGCTTGGTTAAAACAACAGATTGAATTTCAAGGTATTGAATCACTTGATGATATTTTCTTAGCGGAGTTCTGGCGTGGTGAAGTCACTTTTATTTTGCAAGATGGCAAAATAAACCGCGAAGGTACACATGAACTAAAAAGCATTGCTTAAGGTAGGCAAGTAGATGAAATGCAATGCACTCCATCTACTTGTAATGACATTACTTCTTCAAATCATCATAAAGCATGATTGAGGACTTATTATCAGGGTCACCGATATAACGAAGCTGAGGCTTAAACTCTGTGCTAAACAGGCTCTTTTCTGGTTCATAACCTGTGTAGTTGAAGCCCGCTAAGTCAGACCATGCGTAGATAAAATCCATCGTACTAAATGGACGGGTTGTTTTATCATTTAAATCAAACTGATGGGTACTTAACCATTCAGGTGATTGCCAAACAAGAAACGGCACATTGTAGATAACCTTGCTTGGTTTACCTTCACTACGGCCTAACATCTCATGTGGTGGTGTATCATAGACATCTTCCCCGTGGTCAGAGAAAAAGACTAAGAAGCCATTTTCTTTTGAAGAATCAAAGTCTTTAATTAAGGTAGACACCACATAATCATTATAATGCTGTGCATTATCATAGGCGTTGTAATCTTTGACTTGGTCATCTTTCAGGTTAGCTGGTACCAAACTGTCCCTTTGCGTAAACACCGCTTTATCTTCAGGGTAGCGGAATTCATAACGCATATGGGTCCCTAGCAGATGCACCACGATAAATTTCTTTTCTGCTGGGTCGGCAAGGGCTTCTTTGAACGGGTCGAACACCACGTCATCGTAGATACGCGAACTCTGAGCCATATCATTATTGAGGTAATACTGCTTATCGGTCTGGCGAGAGAAGGCCGTCAGTAGAGTATTTCGCTCAGTCATGGTTTGCTGATTGGTGATCCAAAACGTTTTAAAGCCTGCTTGCTTCATCATATTCATGATAGAAGGGCGGGAGTTAAACAGTTCAGGCTCAGTCTGGGTCGCAAACGTGAGAATTTGTTGTAGAGCTTCAATGGTATACGGACGAGGGGTTACAACATCATTAAATACCGATAAGTTAGCGGGGTAGTCTTTTGCCAGCTCAGCTAATTCAGGGGTCGTTGGGCGCTGATAACCGTACAGGCTCATTCTATCGCGGCTGGTGGACTCACCAATCACTAATACGAAAGTTCGTGGTGTACTGCCATTAGCATCCACAAAGTTCGCAAGTGGTGGAATTTTGCTGTTATCGCGGATCAGCTCTTCCATATTGGCTAACTGATTTTTATAGAGGAAGTAACCACTAACAAACTGCCATGGTGCGGCGTAAGCCAATTTGCTATTCACATAGGAAGCCACATTTGGCAGTGGTCTATCTTGTTTGATGCCTTTGTTGTAGTACGGCACACCAAATAAAATGACCAATATCAGCAAGGAAACAACCACGTTGCCTTTTTTCGGTATATAAACCGGTTTTAGGCGTGACCACAAGAAAATAGCCACTAAGGTATAGGCAAGAATGACGCCAACCACTTTAAAACTAAAGTATTGTTTGAGGAATTCCCCTGCTTCATTGGTATTGGTTTCAAACATCACAAACATCACGCTTTGCGATATTTGATGGCCGTAAACCACAAAGTAAGCGAGGGCGACCACAGAAGATAGCCACAAGATGACCCCAATAACCCCTGAGATAAGCTTAATTTTCCGTGGGAAAAGTAAGGCAGGGATTAACCATAATGAGCTATACAGCAGTGAATCTCTCAGCCCGATGCTGTTACTTTGGCCAGTGACGACCACATAAAGCTGCAATAACGATGAGAAATACCAAAAGTAGATTAATAGCCAGAACAGCGATAACCAGCTAAATTTCTCTGTGCGTGTAATGTTGAGCATAGTATTTTTAAACTCTTATTTTCTTTAATCGCGAAGTAATATTGAAAAATAATCGAAAAATCGTTTTTTAGATTTACTGGCCTAACTTAAGTTCAATAATAGTTTGGTCATCTATAGTAAATCTTTAAGTATTTCTTAATGTTATGTTTTTTTTGGCTAAATGGCGCTGAGTGCAATCCATTTTAGCTCATCACCTAATAAGATGATTTTCAATTATAGACGATGTTTTATCATTCATAATCTAAATGACAAGATAACGAATTATCGTTTGTTATCGGGCTAGCCGAATTGATATTATCTTTTGTTATATTTATGGTATATAAAAAGTTTTAATGGTTTGCTGAGAAAGGGTGAGAGTCCGTCATGTTAGATAACGCGTTTGTGGCTTTTTTGAGATCATCCTTAACGATTAGGATCGTACTTTCTATTTTGATCATCATTGATGGTTCGATGATTTTAAAACCCGTATTAAGCGCTTATACAGATTACATTGACTGGCGTGAAAGTGGTTTTACTGAATGGTTAAAATCATTAGGGTTTATGAAATTATTGGATATTCCGCGCTTTTTACTCGGTATTTCACTTATTTTCCTTTCTCTCTTTATGTTAAACGGTGCGCGTATCGCTTGGATTTTTGCTCTGTTTTTATTAGGAATAATTTCATTTGTTGACCTACGACTCGCGCAAGAAAATATTCACCAAGGTTATTTTTCACTGTCCTTATTTACTGCATTAGGGCTATTTTGGAAGCTTTATCATCACCACAGCTTAACCAGTGCCGGCTTTGTGGCAATCACTTGTATTATCTCGTTATTGTTATATTCCATTTTTGGCACCCTCTATATTGGCAATGAATTCTTACCTATCGTAAAAGATGGCACCACGGCCTTTTATTTCGCATTAGTGTGCATGACGACTGTTGGTTTTGGCGATATTGTGCCTGTAACGTTAGATGCTAGGGTCTTTACTGTTACGGTGATTATTTTAGGGATCACTATTTTTACCACTTCAGTGGTGTATGTTGTTGGCGTATTGGCAAAAGGCACAAAAGAAATTGTGCGCAAGAGGTTTTCATATATGAAAAATCATTATGTGGTGATTGGTAGCACGCCAATGGCGGTCAATGTGTATCAAGGGTTAAAAAAACGCGAGCTACCTGTGGCGGTTATTTGCCAAGAAAATCACCGTAGCCATTACCCTGAAAAAGACAATATTGTCACAGGCGACCCTACCAGTTCGGAGCTACTTGCCGCCGCGAATGTTAAACATGCAAAGTGCGTGCTTATCATGACGGACAGTGACTCACTCAGTACGTTTGCTTTATTGGGTGTCAGGGAATTAGCGGGCAACGATAGCACTGTGAAAACTGTTGTCTTGATCAACCAAGAAAGCAATATGGATAAAATTCGTTTGCTTAAACCCGACATGTTATTTTCGTTATCAACCTTAGGTTCTGAAGTTTTGATGCAAGTGCTTTGCGGTGAAGCAATATCGAGTGACTCCATCAGTGATATGCTGTTGAACAAAATTGCCAAACCTTAGAATAATAAACAGGAAATCAGCGGCATGCTAAGTGCACAACAAGTCAGTTGCCATCGTCAAAATCGCATTTTATTTCAACAGCTTGAATTTACTGTTCAACCCAGTGAAATTTTGCAGGTTGAAGGGCCTAATGGCGCAGGGAAAACCACGCTTTTACGGATGATGGCGGGGTTACTTAAGCCTGACGAAGGGGATGTGTGCTGGCAGAATCAACCGATTGATAAACTTAAAGAAGAATTTACCCGTCATTTGCTGTATTTAGGCCATAAACCCGCGGTTAAATCGTTACTCACGCCATATGAAAACCTCAAGTTTTATCATCAAATGCACCATAAAGGGCCTGAGGGCGAGAGCATATGGCAGGCTTTAGAGGAAGTTTCATTGATTGGCTTTGAAGATATCCCTGTGAACCAGCTTT
The window above is part of the Providencia sp. R33 genome. Proteins encoded here:
- a CDS encoding DUF421 domain-containing protein, yielding MTYYYSFIILKFIIGFAIVITHMNLSGKTQLSQMTPIDFIGNFVLGGIIGGVIYSDTIPLYQYITILMIGVLFISSLNLLTKKVNFFRNVAIGNPIPIIKKGQFIMENILKKKNKIDIINISSRIHAQGIHSFQEIYYAQIEPDGQLTIICDEKNMPSVILMKDGVIRTSELESIERDEAWLKQQIEFQGIESLDDIFLAEFWRGEVTFILQDGKINREGTHELKSIA
- the cptA gene encoding phosphoethanolamine transferase CptA, whose translation is MLNITRTEKFSWLSLFWLLIYFWYFSSLLQLYVVVTGQSNSIGLRDSLLYSSLWLIPALLFPRKIKLISGVIGVILWLSSVVALAYFVVYGHQISQSVMFVMFETNTNEAGEFLKQYFSFKVVGVILAYTLVAIFLWSRLKPVYIPKKGNVVVSLLILVILFGVPYYNKGIKQDRPLPNVASYVNSKLAYAAPWQFVSGYFLYKNQLANMEELIRDNSKIPPLANFVDANGSTPRTFVLVIGESTSRDRMSLYGYQRPTTPELAELAKDYPANLSVFNDVVTPRPYTIEALQQILTFATQTEPELFNSRPSIMNMMKQAGFKTFWITNQQTMTERNTLLTAFSRQTDKQYYLNNDMAQSSRIYDDVVFDPFKEALADPAEKKFIVVHLLGTHMRYEFRYPEDKAVFTQRDSLVPANLKDDQVKDYNAYDNAQHYNDYVVSTLIKDFDSSKENGFLVFFSDHGEDVYDTPPHEMLGRSEGKPSKVIYNVPFLVWQSPEWLSTHQFDLNDKTTRPFSTMDFIYAWSDLAGFNYTGYEPEKSLFSTEFKPQLRYIGDPDNKSSIMLYDDLKK
- a CDS encoding NAD-binding protein, giving the protein MLDNAFVAFLRSSLTIRIVLSILIIIDGSMILKPVLSAYTDYIDWRESGFTEWLKSLGFMKLLDIPRFLLGISLIFLSLFMLNGARIAWIFALFLLGIISFVDLRLAQENIHQGYFSLSLFTALGLFWKLYHHHSLTSAGFVAITCIISLLLYSIFGTLYIGNEFLPIVKDGTTAFYFALVCMTTVGFGDIVPVTLDARVFTVTVIILGITIFTTSVVYVVGVLAKGTKEIVRKRFSYMKNHYVVIGSTPMAVNVYQGLKKRELPVAVICQENHRSHYPEKDNIVTGDPTSSELLAAANVKHAKCVLIMTDSDSLSTFALLGVRELAGNDSTVKTVVLINQESNMDKIRLLKPDMLFSLSTLGSEVLMQVLCGEAISSDSISDMLLNKIAKP
- the ccmA gene encoding cytochrome c biogenesis heme-transporting ATPase CcmA; amino-acid sequence: MLSAQQVSCHRQNRILFQQLEFTVQPSEILQVEGPNGAGKTTLLRMMAGLLKPDEGDVCWQNQPIDKLKEEFTRHLLYLGHKPAVKSLLTPYENLKFYHQMHHKGPEGESIWQALEEVSLIGFEDIPVNQLSAGQQRRVNLARLWLSEAPLWILDEPFTAIDVAGVERLTMRFHQHAKQGGIILFTSHQAMSGQFGSLKLTGGGE